The Halobacterium sp. CBA1132 genome has a segment encoding these proteins:
- a CDS encoding polyprenyl synthetase family protein — translation MEYVEARRAAIEQRLAETVAAVEPSELSDELEHVVLAGGKRVRPTLTVLVCEAAGGDSEDAMGFAVGVELVHNASLVVDDIIDQSALRRGKASAWAEFQHGPALIASNGLLGEAFALFSRDPRAMECVTDALVELGEGEAIELVDRPETEAEYMELARRKTGALFRAAAELGAIAADADGRSIEALGEYAERVGVAFQIRDDVLDATADSEDLGKPAGIDEEMDRPSIVRVTDRSPAELNALAERESERAMEALDSLDLPAGEAYDYLEYLAEFVVSREA, via the coding sequence CAGCGGCTCGCGGAGACCGTCGCGGCCGTGGAGCCGTCGGAACTCAGCGACGAACTCGAACACGTCGTGCTCGCGGGCGGCAAGCGCGTGCGGCCGACGCTCACCGTGCTCGTCTGCGAGGCCGCCGGCGGGGACAGCGAGGACGCGATGGGGTTCGCGGTCGGCGTCGAACTCGTGCACAACGCCTCCCTCGTCGTCGACGACATCATCGACCAGTCGGCGCTCCGCCGCGGGAAGGCCAGCGCGTGGGCGGAGTTCCAGCACGGCCCCGCGCTGATTGCGTCGAACGGCCTGCTCGGGGAGGCGTTCGCGCTGTTCTCCCGGGACCCGCGTGCGATGGAGTGCGTGACCGATGCGCTCGTCGAGCTCGGTGAGGGCGAGGCCATCGAACTCGTCGACCGGCCCGAGACGGAAGCCGAGTACATGGAGTTGGCGCGCCGGAAGACGGGCGCGCTGTTCCGCGCGGCCGCGGAGCTCGGCGCGATTGCCGCGGACGCGGACGGCCGCTCGATAGAGGCGCTCGGGGAGTACGCCGAACGGGTCGGCGTCGCGTTCCAGATTCGGGACGATGTCCTCGACGCCACCGCGGACAGCGAGGACCTCGGAAAGCCCGCGGGCATCGACGAGGAGATGGACCGTCCGAGCATCGTTCGCGTCACCGACCGTTCGCCGGCGGAGTTGAACGCGCTCGCCGAACGCGAGAGCGAGCGCGCGATGGAGGCCCTCGACAGCCTCGACCTGCCGGCGGGGGAAGCCTACGACTACTTGGAGTATCTCGCGGAGTTCGTCGTCTCCCGGGAAGCCTAG